A region from the Diorhabda sublineata isolate icDioSubl1.1 chromosome X, icDioSubl1.1, whole genome shotgun sequence genome encodes:
- the LOC130450816 gene encoding paired box protein Pax-1 isoform X2, with protein sequence MDTENQVQQYGEVNQLGGVFVNGRPLPNAVRLRIVELSQVGIRPCDISRQLRVSHGCVSKILARYHETGSILPGAIGGSKPRVTTPKVVAYIKKLKQKDPGIFAWEIRDRLLSDGVCDKYNVPSVSSISRILRNKIGSLVHSQPYTHPSYSTIYPTYTYPQQKLSPPPSQRHGTSHCWPSSHSVTDILAGVQAASYRRSHGNTQAPPLPDLLAGVQAAGYRGSHGNPPAPPLPDVLQSGASPTGVDHFSQNYNYYMYFQSGNTAAMHMVNGINSGMGPLPLTGSQM encoded by the exons aaaatcAAGTTCAACAGTACGGAGAGGTTAATCAACTAGGTGGGGTTTTTGTGAATGGAAGACCTCTTCCAAATGCAGTGAGGCTGCGCATAGTGGAATTGTCTCAAGTTGGAATAAGACCTTGCGACATTTCCAGGCAGCTTAGGGTATCCCACGGGTGCGTTTCGAAAATTTTAGCAAGGTATCATGAAACTGGTTCTATTTTACCCGGAGCGATAGGTGGATCGAAACCTCGGGTAACCACACCAAAG GTTGTAgcatacataaaaaaattgaaacaaaaagacCCTGGAATATTCGCGTGGGAAATCAGAGACCGACTCCTTTCAGACGGCGTTTGCGACAAATATAACGTACCTTCTGTTAGTTCAATCAGCAGGATACttagaaataaaattggaaGTTTAGTACACTCCCAACCATATACTCATCCCTCATACAGCACAATATACCCAACGTACACATATCCGCAGCAAAAGCTATCTCCACCACCCTCCCAGAGGCATGGTACTTCTCATTGTTGGCCAAGTTCTCATTCAGTTACTGATATTCTAGCTGGAGTTCAAGCAGCCAGTTATAGAAGATCTCATGGAAACACACAAGCCCCACCTTTGCCTGATTTATTAGCAGGCGTTCAAGCAGCTGGATACAGAGGCTCTCACGGCAATCCTCCCGCTCCACCGTTACCTGATGTTTTACAATCTGGGGCTTCCCCAACAGGCGTCGATCATTTTTCCCAGAACTATAATTATTACATGTACTTTCAATCAGGAAATACCGCTGCTATGCATATGGTGAATGGTATAAATAGCGGCATGGGACCTCTTCCTCTAACAGGATCGCAGATGTGA
- the LOC130450816 gene encoding paired box protein Pax-1 isoform X1 yields the protein MTQPHLYSQTVVLKNQVQQYGEVNQLGGVFVNGRPLPNAVRLRIVELSQVGIRPCDISRQLRVSHGCVSKILARYHETGSILPGAIGGSKPRVTTPKVVAYIKKLKQKDPGIFAWEIRDRLLSDGVCDKYNVPSVSSISRILRNKIGSLVHSQPYTHPSYSTIYPTYTYPQQKLSPPPSQRHGTSHCWPSSHSVTDILAGVQAASYRRSHGNTQAPPLPDLLAGVQAAGYRGSHGNPPAPPLPDVLQSGASPTGVDHFSQNYNYYMYFQSGNTAAMHMVNGINSGMGPLPLTGSQM from the exons aaaatcAAGTTCAACAGTACGGAGAGGTTAATCAACTAGGTGGGGTTTTTGTGAATGGAAGACCTCTTCCAAATGCAGTGAGGCTGCGCATAGTGGAATTGTCTCAAGTTGGAATAAGACCTTGCGACATTTCCAGGCAGCTTAGGGTATCCCACGGGTGCGTTTCGAAAATTTTAGCAAGGTATCATGAAACTGGTTCTATTTTACCCGGAGCGATAGGTGGATCGAAACCTCGGGTAACCACACCAAAG GTTGTAgcatacataaaaaaattgaaacaaaaagacCCTGGAATATTCGCGTGGGAAATCAGAGACCGACTCCTTTCAGACGGCGTTTGCGACAAATATAACGTACCTTCTGTTAGTTCAATCAGCAGGATACttagaaataaaattggaaGTTTAGTACACTCCCAACCATATACTCATCCCTCATACAGCACAATATACCCAACGTACACATATCCGCAGCAAAAGCTATCTCCACCACCCTCCCAGAGGCATGGTACTTCTCATTGTTGGCCAAGTTCTCATTCAGTTACTGATATTCTAGCTGGAGTTCAAGCAGCCAGTTATAGAAGATCTCATGGAAACACACAAGCCCCACCTTTGCCTGATTTATTAGCAGGCGTTCAAGCAGCTGGATACAGAGGCTCTCACGGCAATCCTCCCGCTCCACCGTTACCTGATGTTTTACAATCTGGGGCTTCCCCAACAGGCGTCGATCATTTTTCCCAGAACTATAATTATTACATGTACTTTCAATCAGGAAATACCGCTGCTATGCATATGGTGAATGGTATAAATAGCGGCATGGGACCTCTTCCTCTAACAGGATCGCAGATGTGA